GTCCAGCACCTCGGAGCCCAGCACCTTGTCGATGGAGCACTCGATGGCGTACTCGCGGATGGCCGCGGAGGCCTTGGCGCCGTACTCGGGGTCGGAGTGATCCACGTCGTGCAGGCCGGCGTCGATCAGGCCCACCGAGCGGAAGATCGAGCTCTCGGCGGCGTAGATCTTGTAGGCCATCTTGGCCAGCTTCTCTTGGATGGCGCCGAAGTCGGCAATGGGCTTGCCGAACTGGGTGCGGTCCTTGGCGAACTTGGTGGACTGGTTCAGGGCCAGCTTGGCTCCGCCGATGGCCGCGCAGCCCAGCTTGTAGCGACCGATGTTCAACACGTTCATGGCGATGGTGGCGCCCTTGCCCTTTTCGTAGAGCAGGTTCTCCACCGGCACCTGGGCGTCTTCCAGGATCACCGTGGTGGTGGAGGAGCCCTTGATGCCCATCTTCTGCTCTTCGGCGCCGGTGCTCACGCCGGGGAAGCCGCGCTCCACGATGAAAGCGCTGAACTCGGCGTTGTCGATCTTGGCGAAGACCACGAAGGTCTCGGCCCAGCCGCCGTTGGTGATGAACATCTTCTCGCCGTTGAGGATGTAGTGCTTGCCATCCTCGCTGAGCACCGCCTTGGTGCGGCAGCCGCCCACGGCGTCGGAGCCCGCGCCGGCCTCGGTGAGGCCGTAGGCCGCGATCTTGGTGCCCGCCGCCAGATCAGGCAGGTACTTCTCTTTTTGCTCCTTGGTGCCGTAGTACACGATGGGCAGGGTGCCGATGCCGGTGTGGGCGCCCTGGGCCACCGCGAAGGAACCGGACTTGCCTATCTCCTCGGTGATGCACGCGGTGGAGATCTTGTCCAGACCCAGACCGCCGAACTCCTCGGGCACGTCAGAGCCCAACAGGCCCAGCTCGCCGGCCCCGGCCATGAGCTTCTTGACCGTGTCGTGGTCCTTGGCCTCGATTTGCTCGTCGTTGGGCACGATCTCGCCGGCCACGAAGTCGGCGGTGGTGGTCAGGATCATCTTATGCTCGTCGGAAAACTCCTCCGGGACGAATGCCGCCGCCGGATCGGTGGGGCCGAGGAGGAAACCGCCGCCTTGGGGAATGTCTTTGTCAGCCATCTTTTAGGCTCCCTGCTTAAGAAAACGAAACCATGTCCAGCCGGCCGGGTAGGGCGGCTAGTAATCCTCTTTCTCAAAGATGCCCGCCGCGCCCATGCCGAAGCCGATGCACATGGACACCAGGCCCCAGCGGCAGTTGGCGTCGCGCCGGTTCATCTCGTAGGCCAGCTGGGTGGTCAGCTTGGCGCCGGTGCAGCCCAGGGGGTGGCCCAGGGCGATTGCCCCGCCGTTGACGTTGGTCACGTCTAGGTTCAAGCCCAGCTCGCGCACGCAGTAGGCCGCCTGAGAACCAAAGGCCTCGTTGAGCTCGATGAGGTTCAGGTCGTCCACCCCGATGCCCGCGTACTTGAGGGCCTTGGGGATGGCCGCCACCGGGCCAATGCCCATGTAGCGCGGGTCCACGCCGGCCACTGCGAAGGAGCGGTAGGTGAGCATGGGCTTGAGGCCCAGCTCGGCCGCCTTTTCCTTGCTCATGACCATCACCGCGGCCGCGCCGTCGCTCATCTGGGATGAGTTGCCCGCGGTCACCGTGCCGGTCTTTATGAACGCCGGGCGCAGTTTGGCCAGGGTCTCCATGGTGGTGCCGGCCCGGGGGCCTTCGTCGGTGTCGAAGACCTCCTCGTAGAGCTCGAACTTGCCCTTGGCGGTCTTCTTCTGCTTGGTCACCATCAGGGGCACGATTTCGTCCTTGAAGCGGCCCTCGGCAATGGCCTTGAGAGCCAACTCGTTGGAGCGCACGCCGTACTTGTCCTGCTCTTCGCGGCTGATGTTGAAGTCGTTGGCCACGTTCTCGGCGGTCATGCCCATGCCCTCATAGGCCCAGGGCTTGGCCGCCCCCAACTCCGGGTCCAACATCATCATGTTGCCGCCCATGGGGATCAGGCTCATGGACTCCACGCCGCCGGCGATCATGATGTCCGCCTGGCCCACCATGACGCGCTCGCAGGCCACGCTGATGGCGTTTAGGCCCGAGGAGCAGAAGCGGTTGAGGGTCATGCCGGGCACCTCGTCGGGCAGGCCCGCCTTTTGGGCGGCCACCCGGCCGATGTTCAGGCCCTGCTCGGCCTCGGGAAAGGTGCAGCCCAGGATCACGTCGTCGATCTGTTTGGGATCCAGGCCCGGGGTGCGCTTGACCACTTCGCCCACCACCGTGCTGGCCATGTACTCGGGCCGGGTTTGGCGCAGGGTGCCCCGAGGGGCGCGCCCCACCGCGGTCCGGCAGGCCGCGACGATCACGGCTTCCTTCATGAGATACCTCCCACCTTCTTGACTGAGGCGAAAATTATTAGAACAGGAGAGGGGCTCAACAAAATAGCGCCCGCACGACGTGTTTGTATTAAAATCGCCCCTCTCCTGTTCATTTCTTCCACTTGCCGCTCTTTCTCAGTTGCGCAGCGGCTTGCCGGTCTTGAGCATGTGGGCCATGCGCGCTTGGGTCTGGGGCATTCCGCAAAGCTTGAGGAAGGCCTCGCGCTCCAGGTCCAGGATGTACTGCTCGCTGACCTCGGTGTCGGGCAGCACGTTGCCGCCGGTGAGCACCCGGGCCACCTCGGTGGCCACGTTTATGTCGTGGTCGGTCACGAAACCGGCCTTGTGCATGTTGTACAGGGCGTACTTGAACACGCCCATGCTGTCGCGGCCCAGGACGCGGATGTTCTCGATGGGGCGCGGTGCGGTGTAGCCGGCCAGGTTCAGGGCCAGCACGTTGTCCTTGGCCTTCTTGATGCGGTAGTCGGCGTTGACCACCACCTTGTCGCTCTCGCGGAAGATGCCCATCTTGATCGCCTCGGGGCCGCTGGTGGCCACCTTGGCCATGGCGATGGTCTCAAAGGCGCGGGCCACGAAGGGCAGCAGGTAAACCTGCTTGGGGTAGAGGCCGCCCTTGGCGATCTTGAACACGCGCTCGTGGGTGTTCCTGAGCAACAGCTCCTTGGTGCCGCCGCCGGCGGGGATCACGCCCACGCCCACCTCCACCAGGCCGGTGTAGGTCTCGGCCGCGGCCACCACCCGGTCGGAGGCCAGGCAGATCTCGCAGCCGCCGCCCAGGGCCATCTGGTGCGGCGCGGAGACCACCGGCTTGGACAGGTACTTCAGGCGCATGAAGCTGTCCTGGAATTTCTTGATCATCCAGTCCAGCTCGTCCCACTCCTCTTCCTGAGCGGTGAACAGCACCAGCATGAGGTTGGCGCCCACCGAGAAGTTGGTCCCGTGGTTGGCCACCACCAGGCCTTCCCAGCCGTCGTTTTCAATCAGGTCGCAGGCCTTGTCCACCATGGTGATGATGTCCTGGCCCAGGGAGTTCATCTTGGTGTGGAACTCCAGGCACAAGACCCCGTCGCCCAGGTCGATGAGGCTGGCGCCCTTGTTCTCGGCCACGGTCTTGTTCTGCGCCTTGAGGGAAGGCAGCAGGATGATCTCGGGCGACATCTCCACCAGCTTGTAGTCCTTGGAGGGGATGTCGTAGTAGTAGAGCTGTCCGTTTTCGGTCTTGTAGAAGGACTCCTTGCCGTCGGCCAGCATCTCATCCACCCAGGCGGGGATGGCGAAGCCGCCGGCCTTCATGGCCTCCACCGACTTGGCCACGCCCAGGGCGTCCCAGGCCTCGAAGGGGCCCATCTTCCAGTTGAAGCCCCACTTCATGGCGTTGTCGATGTTCACCACGTCGTCGGAGATCTCGGGGATGCGGGCCGCCGCGTAGACCAGGCCGGCGCTCATGTGCTTGAAGGTGAACTCGCCGGCCTTGTCCTTGGCGTAGTAGATGGCCTTGAGCTTGGCCTTGCCGCCGGGCTGCTGGTTGGCCGCCTCCAGGGAGGCGAACTTGGCCTTCTGGGTGGGGCGGTACTCCATGGTGGCCCGGTCCAGGACCATGACCTGCTTTTTGCCGTTCTCGTCCTTGACCTTTTTATAGAAGCCGCCCCGGGTCTTGTTGCCCAGCCAGCCTTTTTCCAACATGCCCTTGAACCAGGCCGGGGGCACGAAACGGTCGCGCTGCTCGTCGTCGGGCGCGCCATCGTACACGTTGTCGGCCACGTGGCCCAGGGTGTCCAGGCCCACCAGGTCGGCCAGGCGGTAGGAGGCCATCTTGGGGCGGCCCAGCACCGTGCCGGTCAGCGCGTCGGCTTCCTCGAAGGTCAGCTCCATCTCGTCGATGAGCTGGTTCAGGTAGCTCATGCCGAACACGCCGATGCGGTTGGCGATAAAGTTGGGGGTGTCCTTGGCGAACACCACGCCCTTGCCCAGCACCTTCTCGGCGAAATCGGCCATGCCGTCGATGACGCCCTGGTCGGTCTTGGGGCCGGGGATGATCTCGAAGAGCTTCATGTAGCGGGGCGGGTTGAAGAAGTGAGTGCCCAGGAAGCGCTTCTGGAAGTCCTCGCTCAGGTGCTCGCTCATGGCGGCCACCGAGATGCCCGAGGTGTTGGTGGTCACCACCGCGCTGGGGGAAACGACCTTCTCGAGGCGAGACAGGAGGTCCTTCTTGATGTCCAACAGCTCGACCACCACCTCGATGATCCAGTCGCAGTCGGCCAGAAGCTCCAGGTCGTCTTCCAGGTTGCCGGTGGTGATCAGCGCGGCGTTGTCCGGCACGTAGAAGGCGGCCGGCTTGGCCTTGAGCGCGCCCTGGAGGCCGGAATCGGCAAAGAAGTTGCGGAACTGCTTGGAGTCCTCGCTAACTTTCTTCTTGGCCAGGGCGTCGGGCATCTTGGGGGGGACGATGTCCAACAGCACCGTGGGCAGGCCGACGTTGGCCATGTGGGCGGCAATGGTGGCTCCCATCACCCCTGCGCCGATGACGCCCACTTTTTCGATCTTCAAGGACATAAACCTGACCTCCTTGCCGGACACGCACCCGCGGTGCCCGCCGCAGTGGTGAATGAGCTGTCATTCAAGAATTTGTGGCTTGTTTGTTTCCCCTGGGCCTTTGTAGCCCGAAAAGTGAATGAATTGTCATTCAGTGGCTAAAAATTAGCACGCAGACTCAAGCCCTGTCAAACGAAAATTTAATTTTTCCGGTGAAATCGCCTTTAAGTGGCCTTTGGCCGGGCGAGGTGGGCTTTTGGTAGTAGTTCTGGGATATTGCCTTTGTATAACGCTTGTGCTAGGCTCCATCCCAGGTAACAATCCGACTCTGGAGTCGAGTTTTATAACCTGTTCAACCCCGTGGTGTAATCGCTTGACCAACACGCTCGCGGCCTGTCCGGCCTTAAAAAGGCCCGCCTTGCTCAACTGGGCAATATTCCTCTTTGTAACGCTATTGTTTTTCGGCACCACCGCCTGGGCCGCCACGGAGGCGCCCCGCTTGGCTCCGTTGGACAGCCAGGGCGTGCCGGTGGTGTGGTGCTATCACGGCCAGGCTCCGGACACCCGCCTGGTGGTGGTGGACAAGTCGCGCCAGCGGCTGCTGGTGCTACGCTATCTGGGCAAGCTGGGCCTGGAGTATGAATACCCCTGCGCCTCTGGCGAAAAGCCGGGCCCCAAGAGCGTGGCCCTGGACGAAAGGACGCCAGAGGGGGTCTATTTCATCACCCACCGCTACAAGGACCGCAAGGTAACCATCTTCGGGGACCGCGCCCTGCACCTGAACTACCCCAACCCCCAGGACAAGGCTCAGGGGCGCAAGGGCGACGGCATCTACATCCACGGCACCAACAAGAGCTACAAGCCGCGCTCTTCCAACGGCTGCCTGGTCATGGCCAACCAGGACCTGGCCATGGTGGAGCCGCTCTTGGACGAGCAGTACACCCCGGTTATCGTGGTGGAGCGCATGGCCTTGCCCAGTCCGGAGCTGCAAGCCGCGGCCTGCGAATATTTGCGCACCGTGCGTCTGGATGAGCTGCTTTCCCAGGCCGGCTCCGCCCCCACCAGCCTGGACCTGGTCAAGGCCAACGGAGCCAAGCACGATCTGAGCGGCCTGGCGGCTGATCTGCAACGCCTGGGGCCGGGCGTCAAGGCGCACACCAAGGGCCTGGCCCTGTTCGGTGCAAAGGGACAGTGGGTGCTTCTGGCCAACCAATACCTCACCGGGCCCAAGAAAAAGGGCAAGAGCAGGGGAGTGGCCCTGACCCGGCGCTTCTACCTGAGCGGCGCCGGCCCAGGCCATCTCAAGCTGGTGCAGGTGCAATGGCTGGTGCCCAACCTGGCCCAGGCTCGCCTGCTGGCCTCCTGGGCGCCGCCCAAGCAGGCCCCCGTGGCGGTGGCCAAGGCCGCGCCCGTGGACTCCCAGGCCCAAATCAAGGCCATGCTCAACGCCTGGCTGGCCGCCTGGCAACACAAGCGTCTCAAGACCTACATGAGCTTCTATGCCCGCGACTTCAACAGCGGGGGCAAGAACCGCCGGCAATGGCGCAAACACAAGGCCTATCTGAACCGGGTCTACAAGCGCATATCCGTGCGCGCCGAGGACGTGCGGATAAGCGTGGCCGGCGACAAGGCCAAGGTCACCTTTGTGCAGCATTACCGCTCGGACTGGCACCGCGACCTGGGCCTGAAGACCCTGGAGCTGGTGCGGCACAAGGGCCGCTGGCTCATTCGCGGCGAACAGTGGGAAAAGCTGCCCGCCTCCGCGTCTCCCGCCAAGCGCGGCTAGGGAGTTCCCTTGCCCCGGCCGTGGGGAATCGATAGGATTGAATAAGCGACAACTCGCCACTCAAGAGGGGGCAAATTGGCCCGGCGGTCAACCGACATCCTGCTGGTGCGCAAGGACGCCCCGGTAAAGAGAATGCGACTAGGACCCTGGTTATTCTACTTCGTCCTGCTGCTCATCTGCCTGACCGTGGCCGGCCTGGCCGGCGGCGGATACTTGCTATACCAGCAAAACCAGGCTCTCCAGGAGCTGGTCAAGGACAACAAGCGCATGAGGCTGGTGGCGCAGAACCTGGAGAGTATGCTCCGGGACCTGCAAGACCGGCTGGATCTGGCCGCCAGCCCCCAGGCCAAACCCGAGCCCAGTACCGGGGTGAAACCGCCCCCTCCGCCGCCGCCGCGCGATCCGGCCCCGGCCGCCGCGCCTCCACCGCCGGCTCCGGCCGAGGACTCCAAGCCCGTCCCGGCCTCCAACAACGGCGAGAAGCCCTGGGTGAGCTCCTCGGCCCAGGCCCAGGCCCTGGAACCCTGGCCCACCAGCTCGGACTGGGTGGACATCCAGAAGGTGAGCACCAAGCGATCCGGCCGTGAGCTGCTGGTCTATTTCAACGTGGTCAGCAAAAAGGACAACAGCCGCAAGCCCGTTGAAGGCTACGTGGCGGTCATCCTGCGGGGCGAGCGCAAGGGCGCTCCCTGGCTGGAGGCCTGGCCGCCCATCCACCTGACCCCCCTGGGGCGGCCCGAGGACTACAAGCGGACCGCCAACTTCGAGGTCAAGCGCTACCGCCGCCTGCGGGCCCGCTTCGCCCTGGTGGACAAAAAGGTGGAGACCCTGGAGTTCCTGGTTTACGACAAGGAAGGGGAACTGGTCCTGCTCAAGCGCCATCCCATGGACCAAAAGGCGCGCTGAGCGGGCCTCCCACGGAGCGACAATTTGGCCCCCAACCAACTTACCGTCATCGCGCCGGGCACCATCGTGCGGGGAGACCTGTTCAGCCAGGACCTGTTGGTGGTCGAAGGCGGGGTGCAGGGTAACGTGGTGGCCGAGCGGGTGATCATCAAGGGCGGCGGCTGGGTGCAGGGCAATCTGCGCTGCGCCTCGCTGTCCATAGAGCTGGGGGGCATCGTGGACGGCGAGGTCACCGTGGAGGACGCGGCCCTTTTGCCGCGCCCGGTCAAGGCCGAGCAAGGGGAACTGGGCCAGCGGGACCAGAAGGCCCTGCCCAACGGCGCCGAGGAGCCCGCGCCCGGAGACGGAACCTGATGCTGGTCAAGCGGGCCGACGCGCTGCCGGTGTTCACGGCCACGGACGGCTGCTCCCTGGCCGAGGTCATCCACCCCAACAACGACGCCACCAGCCCGGGGGTGAGCCTGTCCCGGGCCAGCCTGCCGCCCAAGGGGGTCACCAGCCCCCATCGCCTGGATTTCGTGGAGATCTATTACGTGCTGCGGGGACGGGGGGTCATGCACCTGGACGGCGAGTCCGCCGAGATCGGCCCGGAGAGCTGCGTGTACGTGCCTCCGGGAACGGTGCAATGGGTGGCCAACCCCGGCCCCGGGGAATTGGTGTTTCTGTGCGTGTGCCAGCCGGCCTGGAGCGCCGAGGGCGACCACCCGGCCTGAGCCCGCGCCGGGCCGCCCGGCCCGGTTATCAACGATTTAATCAGGAGACAGACGATGGCCAAAGTCCTGATCGCTTATTTTTCCCATGGAGGCAACACCCGCAAGATGGCCGAGGCCCTGGCCGAGAGCATCAAAGCGGGCGGCTGCGAAGTGTCGCTCAAGAAGCTCGGCGAGGCGACGGTGGACGACCTGCGCGCGGCCGACGGGGTGCTCCTGGGCTCTCCCTGCTACTTCGGCTGCATGGCCGCGGAGATGAAAAAATTCATCGACGAGTCCATCGCCCTGTTCGGCAAGGGCGAACTGGTGGGCAAGCCGGCGGGGGCCTTTGCCAGCACCGGCGGCATCGGGGGCGGCGGTGAGCTGACCCTCATGTCCATGATCCAGGGCCTCTTGATCCACGGCATGGTGGTGCAGGGCTCGCGCAAGGGCGGCCACTTCGGCCCCCTGGCCATCGGCGAGCCGGACGAGCGGGTGCTGGGCGAGTGCGCCACCTACGGGGCCCAGTTCGCGGCCCTGTGCGCGCGCCTGGCCGGGTAGGGCGTTGAGCCCCGACCAGGCCCCGGTCTGCCTGCTCCCGCAGGGACTGGCCGGTGCCGCTCCGCATGATGGCCCTCCCGCCGTATTGCTGAAGTCCGGCCGGATCGCGGCCCTGGGTGGCGAGGCCCTGGCCGCCGGGGCTCCCCGCAGGGAGATGCCCGGCCTGTGGCTCTCGGCCGCGCCCATCGACGCCCACGTGCACTTGCAGATGCGCTCCGGCTTGCAGGCGGCCTTGGACGCCTGCAACTGGGCCGGGCTGGCCGCGGTGCGCGACCTGGGCCACCGCGCCGCGCAGCAAACGCCCCGCCGAAACGATCAAGCTCCCTTGGTGGTGGCGGCCGGGGTGGGGCTGGGAGCGGTAGGCGAGGCGGCCTATTGGCTGGCCGAGCCCGTGGCCGGAGCCGAGGGCTTTGCCCGCGCGGTGGATGAGCGCGCGGCCCAGGGCTGCGGGGTCATCAAGCTATTCGCCACAGGTCTGCTGGACATCGAAAACGTGGGTCAGGTGTGCCATCCCCAGGCCCTGAGTGCCGAGGAGGTGCGGGCGGCGGTGGAGCATGCTCATGCCGCCGGGCTAAAGGTGTCGGTGCACGCCAACGGCGAGGCGGCGGTCAGGCAGGCGATAGAGCAGGGGGCGGACTGCATCGAGCACGGCTATTTTCTGGGCCGCGATACCCTGGCCCGCATGGCCGAGCTGGGGGTGGAGTGGTCGCCCACCTTGGCGCCCATCGAGGGCCACGCCGTTGATCCGGCCGGGCGCAACACCCCGGCCCAGCGGGCGGCCTGGAGCGAGATCGGGGCCCTGCAAAAAGAGCAGATGCGCCAAGCCGTGGAGCTGGGAGTGCGCCTGGTCCTGGGCAGCGACGCGGGCTCCTACGGCGTGCCCCACGCGGAGGGCGCATTTTTGGAGATGCGCGCCTGGTTGGAGGCCGGGCTGGCCCCGGAGTTGGTGTATGATGCCTCCACCCGCCGGGCGGCAAAGGCCCTGGGCCTGGCCGGAGAGCTGGGGGGCATCTTCCCCGGGGCCCGCGCTTGGCTTTTGGGCACGCGGCAAGACCCGCGCGGCGATCCCTTGCAGCTGGCCCGCCCCCTCTGGCGGAGTTTTTAGCCCATCAGGGCGCGCAAACGGCCGGGGTAGTAGAAGACGTATTCGCGGGCCAGGGATGTGTAGCGTTTGACGGCGTAGTCCTTGAGCAGGGCGAAGAACTCCTGCAAGTTGCTCACCGGCGCGACCATGCGTTCGAATTGGCGCGGGTCGGCCGCGTCCTGGTTGGTGGGCGGGATGAAGCGGCCCTCGCCGCCCCGCCAGCGGAAGCCGAGCCGGTCGGAGAGCTGGCCAACTTCCTGATACACCCGGCGGATCAAG
This region of Desulfarculaceae bacterium genomic DNA includes:
- a CDS encoding acyl-CoA dehydrogenase family protein, coding for MADKDIPQGGGFLLGPTDPAAAFVPEEFSDEHKMILTTTADFVAGEIVPNDEQIEAKDHDTVKKLMAGAGELGLLGSDVPEEFGGLGLDKISTACITEEIGKSGSFAVAQGAHTGIGTLPIVYYGTKEQKEKYLPDLAAGTKIAAYGLTEAGAGSDAVGGCRTKAVLSEDGKHYILNGEKMFITNGGWAETFVVFAKIDNAEFSAFIVERGFPGVSTGAEEQKMGIKGSSTTTVILEDAQVPVENLLYEKGKGATIAMNVLNIGRYKLGCAAIGGAKLALNQSTKFAKDRTQFGKPIADFGAIQEKLAKMAYKIYAAESSIFRSVGLIDAGLHDVDHSDPEYGAKASAAIREYAIECSIDKVLGSEVLDYVVDECVQVHGGYGYVSEYPAERAYRDARINRIFEGTNEINRMTIPGELLKRAMKGKLPLMAAGQKLLGEIMEYSPLMVELPDEPLAYEAHMAEMAKKAVIFVAGLAAQTYMQKLIHQQEILMRVADMVIQSFAMESCVLRAKKAIASLGEDKAQIFMDMTKAYMDDVLPMMMIWANECLAAMSEGDDLRTMMIGARKLLKYQPANGVALRRAIAARVLDKNGYPFTY
- a CDS encoding thiolase family protein produces the protein MKEAVIVAACRTAVGRAPRGTLRQTRPEYMASTVVGEVVKRTPGLDPKQIDDVILGCTFPEAEQGLNIGRVAAQKAGLPDEVPGMTLNRFCSSGLNAISVACERVMVGQADIMIAGGVESMSLIPMGGNMMMLDPELGAAKPWAYEGMGMTAENVANDFNISREEQDKYGVRSNELALKAIAEGRFKDEIVPLMVTKQKKTAKGKFELYEEVFDTDEGPRAGTTMETLAKLRPAFIKTGTVTAGNSSQMSDGAAAVMVMSKEKAAELGLKPMLTYRSFAVAGVDPRYMGIGPVAAIPKALKYAGIGVDDLNLIELNEAFGSQAAYCVRELGLNLDVTNVNGGAIALGHPLGCTGAKLTTQLAYEMNRRDANCRWGLVSMCIGFGMGAAGIFEKEDY
- a CDS encoding amidohydrolase family protein; protein product: MLKSGRIAALGGEALAAGAPRREMPGLWLSAAPIDAHVHLQMRSGLQAALDACNWAGLAAVRDLGHRAAQQTPRRNDQAPLVVAAGVGLGAVGEAAYWLAEPVAGAEGFARAVDERAAQGCGVIKLFATGLLDIENVGQVCHPQALSAEEVRAAVEHAHAAGLKVSVHANGEAAVRQAIEQGADCIEHGYFLGRDTLARMAELGVEWSPTLAPIEGHAVDPAGRNTPAQRAAWSEIGALQKEQMRQAVELGVRLVLGSDAGSYGVPHAEGAFLEMRAWLEAGLAPELVYDASTRRAAKALGLAGELGGIFPGARAWLLGTRQDPRGDPLQLARPLWRSF
- a CDS encoding enoyl-CoA hydratase/isomerase family protein, with the protein product MSLKIEKVGVIGAGVMGATIAAHMANVGLPTVLLDIVPPKMPDALAKKKVSEDSKQFRNFFADSGLQGALKAKPAAFYVPDNAALITTGNLEDDLELLADCDWIIEVVVELLDIKKDLLSRLEKVVSPSAVVTTNTSGISVAAMSEHLSEDFQKRFLGTHFFNPPRYMKLFEIIPGPKTDQGVIDGMADFAEKVLGKGVVFAKDTPNFIANRIGVFGMSYLNQLIDEMELTFEEADALTGTVLGRPKMASYRLADLVGLDTLGHVADNVYDGAPDDEQRDRFVPPAWFKGMLEKGWLGNKTRGGFYKKVKDENGKKQVMVLDRATMEYRPTQKAKFASLEAANQQPGGKAKLKAIYYAKDKAGEFTFKHMSAGLVYAAARIPEISDDVVNIDNAMKWGFNWKMGPFEAWDALGVAKSVEAMKAGGFAIPAWVDEMLADGKESFYKTENGQLYYYDIPSKDYKLVEMSPEIILLPSLKAQNKTVAENKGASLIDLGDGVLCLEFHTKMNSLGQDIITMVDKACDLIENDGWEGLVVANHGTNFSVGANLMLVLFTAQEEEWDELDWMIKKFQDSFMRLKYLSKPVVSAPHQMALGGGCEICLASDRVVAAAETYTGLVEVGVGVIPAGGGTKELLLRNTHERVFKIAKGGLYPKQVYLLPFVARAFETIAMAKVATSGPEAIKMGIFRESDKVVVNADYRIKKAKDNVLALNLAGYTAPRPIENIRVLGRDSMGVFKYALYNMHKAGFVTDHDINVATEVARVLTGGNVLPDTEVSEQYILDLEREAFLKLCGMPQTQARMAHMLKTGKPLRN
- a CDS encoding polymer-forming cytoskeletal protein; amino-acid sequence: MAPNQLTVIAPGTIVRGDLFSQDLLVVEGGVQGNVVAERVIIKGGGWVQGNLRCASLSIELGGIVDGEVTVEDAALLPRPVKAEQGELGQRDQKALPNGAEEPAPGDGT
- a CDS encoding L,D-transpeptidase, yielding MAPLDSQGVPVVWCYHGQAPDTRLVVVDKSRQRLLVLRYLGKLGLEYEYPCASGEKPGPKSVALDERTPEGVYFITHRYKDRKVTIFGDRALHLNYPNPQDKAQGRKGDGIYIHGTNKSYKPRSSNGCLVMANQDLAMVEPLLDEQYTPVIVVERMALPSPELQAAACEYLRTVRLDELLSQAGSAPTSLDLVKANGAKHDLSGLAADLQRLGPGVKAHTKGLALFGAKGQWVLLANQYLTGPKKKGKSRGVALTRRFYLSGAGPGHLKLVQVQWLVPNLAQARLLASWAPPKQAPVAVAKAAPVDSQAQIKAMLNAWLAAWQHKRLKTYMSFYARDFNSGGKNRRQWRKHKAYLNRVYKRISVRAEDVRISVAGDKAKVTFVQHYRSDWHRDLGLKTLELVRHKGRWLIRGEQWEKLPASASPAKRG
- a CDS encoding cupin domain-containing protein, yielding MLVKRADALPVFTATDGCSLAEVIHPNNDATSPGVSLSRASLPPKGVTSPHRLDFVEIYYVLRGRGVMHLDGESAEIGPESCVYVPPGTVQWVANPGPGELVFLCVCQPAWSAEGDHPA
- a CDS encoding NAD(P)H-dependent oxidoreductase, with protein sequence MAKVLIAYFSHGGNTRKMAEALAESIKAGGCEVSLKKLGEATVDDLRAADGVLLGSPCYFGCMAAEMKKFIDESIALFGKGELVGKPAGAFASTGGIGGGGELTLMSMIQGLLIHGMVVQGSRKGGHFGPLAIGEPDERVLGECATYGAQFAALCARLAG